In the Pan paniscus chromosome 8, NHGRI_mPanPan1-v2.0_pri, whole genome shotgun sequence genome, one interval contains:
- the ZFYVE27 gene encoding protrudin isoform X3 produces the protein MRTQPQRDSRPGSGGGGGGVGGGDFRTCDFRTALAGGAAFGRGRPEETLRGPVALPLLLPDPAASLTEPAAGMQTSEREGSGPELSPSVMPEAPLESPPFPTKSPAFDLFNLVLSYKRLEIYLEPLKDAGDGVRYLLRWQMPLCSLLTCLGLNVLFLTLNEGAWYSVGALMISVPALLGYLQEVCRARLPDSELMRRKYHSVRQEDLQRVRLSRPEAVAEVKSFLIQLEAFLSRLCCTCEAAYRVLHWENPVVSSQFYGALLGTVCMLYLLPLCWVLTLLNSTLFLGNVEFFRVVSEYRASLQQRMNPKQEEHAFESPPPPDVGGKDGLMDSTPALTPTESLSSQDVTPGSVEEAEEAEPDEEFKDAIEEDDEGAPCPAEDELALQDNGFLSKNEVLRSKVSRLTERLRKRYPTNNFGNCTGCSATFSVLKKRRSCSNCGNSFCSRCCSFKVPKSSMGATAPEAQRETVFVCASCNQTLSK, from the exons ATGAGGACGCAGCCGCAGAGGGATTCGCGTCCCGGaagcggcggtggcggcggcggcgtaGGCGGAGGAGATTTTCGGACCTGCGACTTCCGAACAGCCCTGGCAGGAGGAGCGGCGTTCGGCCGGGGCAGGCCTGAAGAAACGCTCCGGGGCCCAGTGGCTCTACCCCTGCTCCTGCCCGACCCTGCCGCCTCCCTCACGGAGCCAGCGGCCGG GATGCAGACATCAGAACGTGAGGGGAGTGGGCCGGAGCTGAGCCCCAGCGTGATGCCCGAGGCTCCCCTGGAGTCTCCACCTTTTCCTACCAAGTCCCCAGCGTTTGACCTTTTCAACTTGGTTCTCTCCTACAAGAGGCTGGAGATCTACCTGGAACCCTTGAAGGATGCAGGTGATGGTGTTCGATACTTGCTCAG GTGGCAGATGCCTTTGTGTTCCTTGCTGACCTGCCTGGGCCTCAACGTCTTGTTCCTCACTTTGAATGAGG GTGCATGGTACTCAGTAGGTGCCCTGATGATTTCAGTGCCCGCCCTGCTGGGCTACCTTCAGGAGGTTTGCCGGGCACGGCTGCCTGATTCCGAGCTGATGCGGAGGAAGTATCATAGCGTGAGGCAGGAGGACCTGCAGAGAGTTCGCCTGTCTCGTCCCGAGGCCGTGGCTGAGGTGAAGAGCTT CTTGATCCAGCTGGAGGCCTTCCTGAGCCGCCTGTGCTGCACCTGTGAAGCTGCCTACCGCGTGCTGCACTGGGAGAACCCCGTCGTGTCCTCACA GTTCTATGGGGCTCTTCTGGGCACAGTCTGCATGCTGTATTTGCTGCCACTCTGCTGGGTTCTCACCCTTTTAAACAGCACGCTCTTTCTGGGGAATGTGGAGTTCTTCCGAG TTGTGTCTGAGTACAGGGCATCTCTGCAGCAGAGGATGAACCCAAAGCAGGAAGAGCATGCCTTTGAGAGTCCTCCACCACCAGATGTTGGGGGGAAGGATGGTCTAATGGACAGCACACCTGCCCTCACACCCACGGAG AGTCTCTCTTCCCAGGACGTCACACCGGGCAGCgtggaggaggctgaggaggctgagccagatGAAGAGTTTAAAGATGCGATTGAG GAGGATGATGAGGGCGCCCCGTGCCCAGCAGAGGATGAGCTGGCCCTGCAGGACAACGGGTTCCTGAGCAAGAATGAGGTGCTGCGCAGCAAGGTGTCTCGGCTCACGGAGCGGCTCCGCAAGCGCTACCCCACCAACAACTTCG GGAACTGCACGGGCTGCTCGGCCACCTTCTCAGTGCTGAAGAAGAGG CGGAGCTGCAGTAATTGTGGAAACAGCTTCTGCTCTCGATGCTGCTCCTTCAAGGTGCCCAAGTCCTCCATGGGGGCCACAG CCCCTGAAGCCCAGAGGGagactgtgtttgtgtgtgcctcGTGTAACCAGACCTTGAGCAAGTGA
- the ZFYVE27 gene encoding protrudin isoform X1, protein MQTSEREGSGPELSPSVMPEAPLESPPFPTKSPAFDLFNLVLSYKRLEIYLEPLKDAGDGVRYLLRWQMPLCSLLTCLGLNVLFLTLNEGAWYSVGALMISVPALLGYLQEVCRARLPDSELMRRKYHSVRQEDLQRVRLSRPEAVAEVKSFLIQLEAFLSRLCCTCEAAYRVLHWENPVVSSQFYGALLGTVCMLYLLPLCWVLTLLNSTLFLGNVEFFRVVSEYRASLQQRMNPKQEEHAFESPPPPDVGGKDGLMDSTPALTPTESLSSQDVTPGSVEEAEEAEPDEEFKDAIEETHLVVLEDDEGAPCPAEDELALQDNGFLSKNEVLRSKVSRLTERLRKRYPTNNFGNCTGCSATFSVLKKRRSCSNCGNSFCSRCCSFKVPKSSMGATAPEAQRETVFVCASCNQTLSK, encoded by the exons ATGCAGACATCAGAACGTGAGGGGAGTGGGCCGGAGCTGAGCCCCAGCGTGATGCCCGAGGCTCCCCTGGAGTCTCCACCTTTTCCTACCAAGTCCCCAGCGTTTGACCTTTTCAACTTGGTTCTCTCCTACAAGAGGCTGGAGATCTACCTGGAACCCTTGAAGGATGCAGGTGATGGTGTTCGATACTTGCTCAG GTGGCAGATGCCTTTGTGTTCCTTGCTGACCTGCCTGGGCCTCAACGTCTTGTTCCTCACTTTGAATGAGG GTGCATGGTACTCAGTAGGTGCCCTGATGATTTCAGTGCCCGCCCTGCTGGGCTACCTTCAGGAGGTTTGCCGGGCACGGCTGCCTGATTCCGAGCTGATGCGGAGGAAGTATCATAGCGTGAGGCAGGAGGACCTGCAGAGAGTTCGCCTGTCTCGTCCCGAGGCCGTGGCTGAGGTGAAGAGCTT CTTGATCCAGCTGGAGGCCTTCCTGAGCCGCCTGTGCTGCACCTGTGAAGCTGCCTACCGCGTGCTGCACTGGGAGAACCCCGTCGTGTCCTCACA GTTCTATGGGGCTCTTCTGGGCACAGTCTGCATGCTGTATTTGCTGCCACTCTGCTGGGTTCTCACCCTTTTAAACAGCACGCTCTTTCTGGGGAATGTGGAGTTCTTCCGAG TTGTGTCTGAGTACAGGGCATCTCTGCAGCAGAGGATGAACCCAAAGCAGGAAGAGCATGCCTTTGAGAGTCCTCCACCACCAGATGTTGGGGGGAAGGATGGTCTAATGGACAGCACACCTGCCCTCACACCCACGGAG AGTCTCTCTTCCCAGGACGTCACACCGGGCAGCgtggaggaggctgaggaggctgagccagatGAAGAGTTTAAAGATGCGATTGAG gagacccACTTGGTGGTGCTG GAGGATGATGAGGGCGCCCCGTGCCCAGCAGAGGATGAGCTGGCCCTGCAGGACAACGGGTTCCTGAGCAAGAATGAGGTGCTGCGCAGCAAGGTGTCTCGGCTCACGGAGCGGCTCCGCAAGCGCTACCCCACCAACAACTTCG GGAACTGCACGGGCTGCTCGGCCACCTTCTCAGTGCTGAAGAAGAGG CGGAGCTGCAGTAATTGTGGAAACAGCTTCTGCTCTCGATGCTGCTCCTTCAAGGTGCCCAAGTCCTCCATGGGGGCCACAG CCCCTGAAGCCCAGAGGGagactgtgtttgtgtgtgcctcGTGTAACCAGACCTTGAGCAAGTGA
- the ZFYVE27 gene encoding protrudin isoform X6: MPLCSLLTCLGLNVLFLTLNEGAWYSVGALMISVPALLGYLQEVCRARLPDSELMRRKYHSVRQEDLQRVRLSRPEAVAEVKSFLIQLEAFLSRLCCTCEAAYRVLHWENPVVSSQFYGALLGTVCMLYLLPLCWVLTLLNSTLFLGNVEFFRVVSEYRASLQQRMNPKQEEHAFESPPPPDVGGKDGLMDSTPALTPTESLSSQDVTPGSVEEAEEAEPDEEFKDAIEETHLVVLEDDEGAPCPAEDELALQDNGFLSKNEVLRSKVSRLTERLRKRYPTNNFGNCTGCSATFSVLKKRRSCSNCGNSFCSRCCSFKVPKSSMGATAPEAQRETVFVCASCNQTLSK, translated from the exons ATGCCTTTGTGTTCCTTGCTGACCTGCCTGGGCCTCAACGTCTTGTTCCTCACTTTGAATGAGG GTGCATGGTACTCAGTAGGTGCCCTGATGATTTCAGTGCCCGCCCTGCTGGGCTACCTTCAGGAGGTTTGCCGGGCACGGCTGCCTGATTCCGAGCTGATGCGGAGGAAGTATCATAGCGTGAGGCAGGAGGACCTGCAGAGAGTTCGCCTGTCTCGTCCCGAGGCCGTGGCTGAGGTGAAGAGCTT CTTGATCCAGCTGGAGGCCTTCCTGAGCCGCCTGTGCTGCACCTGTGAAGCTGCCTACCGCGTGCTGCACTGGGAGAACCCCGTCGTGTCCTCACA GTTCTATGGGGCTCTTCTGGGCACAGTCTGCATGCTGTATTTGCTGCCACTCTGCTGGGTTCTCACCCTTTTAAACAGCACGCTCTTTCTGGGGAATGTGGAGTTCTTCCGAG TTGTGTCTGAGTACAGGGCATCTCTGCAGCAGAGGATGAACCCAAAGCAGGAAGAGCATGCCTTTGAGAGTCCTCCACCACCAGATGTTGGGGGGAAGGATGGTCTAATGGACAGCACACCTGCCCTCACACCCACGGAG AGTCTCTCTTCCCAGGACGTCACACCGGGCAGCgtggaggaggctgaggaggctgagccagatGAAGAGTTTAAAGATGCGATTGAG gagacccACTTGGTGGTGCTG GAGGATGATGAGGGCGCCCCGTGCCCAGCAGAGGATGAGCTGGCCCTGCAGGACAACGGGTTCCTGAGCAAGAATGAGGTGCTGCGCAGCAAGGTGTCTCGGCTCACGGAGCGGCTCCGCAAGCGCTACCCCACCAACAACTTCG GGAACTGCACGGGCTGCTCGGCCACCTTCTCAGTGCTGAAGAAGAGG CGGAGCTGCAGTAATTGTGGAAACAGCTTCTGCTCTCGATGCTGCTCCTTCAAGGTGCCCAAGTCCTCCATGGGGGCCACAG CCCCTGAAGCCCAGAGGGagactgtgtttgtgtgtgcctcGTGTAACCAGACCTTGAGCAAGTGA
- the ZFYVE27 gene encoding protrudin isoform X2 → MQTSEREGSGPELSPSVMPEAPLESPPFPTKSPAFDLFNLVLSYKRLEIYLEPLKDAGDGVRYLLRWQMPLCSLLTCLGLNVLFLTLNEGAWYSVGALMISVPALLGYLQEVCRARLPDSELMRRKYHSVRQEDLQRVRLSRPEAVAEVKSFLIQLEAFLSRLCCTCEAAYRVLHWENPVVSSQFYGALLGTVCMLYLLPLCWVLTLLNSTLFLGNVEFFRVVSEYRASLQQRMNPKQEEHAFESPPPPDVGGKDGLMDSTPALTPTEDVTPGSVEEAEEAEPDEEFKDAIEETHLVVLEDDEGAPCPAEDELALQDNGFLSKNEVLRSKVSRLTERLRKRYPTNNFGNCTGCSATFSVLKKRRSCSNCGNSFCSRCCSFKVPKSSMGATAPEAQRETVFVCASCNQTLSK, encoded by the exons ATGCAGACATCAGAACGTGAGGGGAGTGGGCCGGAGCTGAGCCCCAGCGTGATGCCCGAGGCTCCCCTGGAGTCTCCACCTTTTCCTACCAAGTCCCCAGCGTTTGACCTTTTCAACTTGGTTCTCTCCTACAAGAGGCTGGAGATCTACCTGGAACCCTTGAAGGATGCAGGTGATGGTGTTCGATACTTGCTCAG GTGGCAGATGCCTTTGTGTTCCTTGCTGACCTGCCTGGGCCTCAACGTCTTGTTCCTCACTTTGAATGAGG GTGCATGGTACTCAGTAGGTGCCCTGATGATTTCAGTGCCCGCCCTGCTGGGCTACCTTCAGGAGGTTTGCCGGGCACGGCTGCCTGATTCCGAGCTGATGCGGAGGAAGTATCATAGCGTGAGGCAGGAGGACCTGCAGAGAGTTCGCCTGTCTCGTCCCGAGGCCGTGGCTGAGGTGAAGAGCTT CTTGATCCAGCTGGAGGCCTTCCTGAGCCGCCTGTGCTGCACCTGTGAAGCTGCCTACCGCGTGCTGCACTGGGAGAACCCCGTCGTGTCCTCACA GTTCTATGGGGCTCTTCTGGGCACAGTCTGCATGCTGTATTTGCTGCCACTCTGCTGGGTTCTCACCCTTTTAAACAGCACGCTCTTTCTGGGGAATGTGGAGTTCTTCCGAG TTGTGTCTGAGTACAGGGCATCTCTGCAGCAGAGGATGAACCCAAAGCAGGAAGAGCATGCCTTTGAGAGTCCTCCACCACCAGATGTTGGGGGGAAGGATGGTCTAATGGACAGCACACCTGCCCTCACACCCACGGAG GACGTCACACCGGGCAGCgtggaggaggctgaggaggctgagccagatGAAGAGTTTAAAGATGCGATTGAG gagacccACTTGGTGGTGCTG GAGGATGATGAGGGCGCCCCGTGCCCAGCAGAGGATGAGCTGGCCCTGCAGGACAACGGGTTCCTGAGCAAGAATGAGGTGCTGCGCAGCAAGGTGTCTCGGCTCACGGAGCGGCTCCGCAAGCGCTACCCCACCAACAACTTCG GGAACTGCACGGGCTGCTCGGCCACCTTCTCAGTGCTGAAGAAGAGG CGGAGCTGCAGTAATTGTGGAAACAGCTTCTGCTCTCGATGCTGCTCCTTCAAGGTGCCCAAGTCCTCCATGGGGGCCACAG CCCCTGAAGCCCAGAGGGagactgtgtttgtgtgtgcctcGTGTAACCAGACCTTGAGCAAGTGA
- the ZFYVE27 gene encoding protrudin isoform X5 produces MQTSEREGSGPELSPSVMPEAPLESPPFPTKSPAFDLFNLVLSYKRLEIYLEPLKDAGDGVRYLLRWQMPLCSLLTCLGLNVLFLTLNEGAWYSVGALMISVPALLGYLQEVCRARLPDSELMRRKYHSVRQEDLQRVRLSRPEAVAEVKSFLIQLEAFLSRLCCTCEAAYRVLHWENPVVSSQFYGALLGTVCMLYLLPLCWVLTLLNSTLFLGNVEFFRVVSEYRASLQQRMNPKQEEHAFESPPPPDVGGKDGLMDSTPALTPTESLSSQDVTPGSVEEAEEAEPDEEFKDAIEEDDEGAPCPAEDELALQDNGFLSKNEVLRSKVSRLTERLRKRYPTNNFGNCTGCSATFSVLKKRRSCSNCGNSFCSRCCSFKVPKSSMGATAPEAQRETVFVCASCNQTLSK; encoded by the exons ATGCAGACATCAGAACGTGAGGGGAGTGGGCCGGAGCTGAGCCCCAGCGTGATGCCCGAGGCTCCCCTGGAGTCTCCACCTTTTCCTACCAAGTCCCCAGCGTTTGACCTTTTCAACTTGGTTCTCTCCTACAAGAGGCTGGAGATCTACCTGGAACCCTTGAAGGATGCAGGTGATGGTGTTCGATACTTGCTCAG GTGGCAGATGCCTTTGTGTTCCTTGCTGACCTGCCTGGGCCTCAACGTCTTGTTCCTCACTTTGAATGAGG GTGCATGGTACTCAGTAGGTGCCCTGATGATTTCAGTGCCCGCCCTGCTGGGCTACCTTCAGGAGGTTTGCCGGGCACGGCTGCCTGATTCCGAGCTGATGCGGAGGAAGTATCATAGCGTGAGGCAGGAGGACCTGCAGAGAGTTCGCCTGTCTCGTCCCGAGGCCGTGGCTGAGGTGAAGAGCTT CTTGATCCAGCTGGAGGCCTTCCTGAGCCGCCTGTGCTGCACCTGTGAAGCTGCCTACCGCGTGCTGCACTGGGAGAACCCCGTCGTGTCCTCACA GTTCTATGGGGCTCTTCTGGGCACAGTCTGCATGCTGTATTTGCTGCCACTCTGCTGGGTTCTCACCCTTTTAAACAGCACGCTCTTTCTGGGGAATGTGGAGTTCTTCCGAG TTGTGTCTGAGTACAGGGCATCTCTGCAGCAGAGGATGAACCCAAAGCAGGAAGAGCATGCCTTTGAGAGTCCTCCACCACCAGATGTTGGGGGGAAGGATGGTCTAATGGACAGCACACCTGCCCTCACACCCACGGAG AGTCTCTCTTCCCAGGACGTCACACCGGGCAGCgtggaggaggctgaggaggctgagccagatGAAGAGTTTAAAGATGCGATTGAG GAGGATGATGAGGGCGCCCCGTGCCCAGCAGAGGATGAGCTGGCCCTGCAGGACAACGGGTTCCTGAGCAAGAATGAGGTGCTGCGCAGCAAGGTGTCTCGGCTCACGGAGCGGCTCCGCAAGCGCTACCCCACCAACAACTTCG GGAACTGCACGGGCTGCTCGGCCACCTTCTCAGTGCTGAAGAAGAGG CGGAGCTGCAGTAATTGTGGAAACAGCTTCTGCTCTCGATGCTGCTCCTTCAAGGTGCCCAAGTCCTCCATGGGGGCCACAG CCCCTGAAGCCCAGAGGGagactgtgtttgtgtgtgcctcGTGTAACCAGACCTTGAGCAAGTGA
- the ZFYVE27 gene encoding protrudin isoform X4, translating into MQTSEREGSGPELSPSVMPEAPLESPPFPTKSPAFDLFNLVLSYKRLEIYLEPLKDAGDGVRYLLRWQMPLCSLLTCLGLNVLFLTLNEGAWYSVGALMISVPALLGYLQEVCRARLPDSELMRRKYHSVRQEDLQRVRLSRPEAVAEVKSFLIQLEAFLSRLCCTCEAAYRVLHWENPVVSSQFYGALLGTVCMLYLLPLCWVLTLLNSTLFLGNVEFFRVVSEYRASLQQRMNPKQEEHAFESPPPPDVGGKDGLMDSTPALTPTEDVTPGSVEEAEEAEPDEEFKDAIEEDDEGAPCPAEDELALQDNGFLSKNEVLRSKVSRLTERLRKRYPTNNFGNCTGCSATFSVLKKRRSCSNCGNSFCSRCCSFKVPKSSMGATAPEAQRETVFVCASCNQTLSK; encoded by the exons ATGCAGACATCAGAACGTGAGGGGAGTGGGCCGGAGCTGAGCCCCAGCGTGATGCCCGAGGCTCCCCTGGAGTCTCCACCTTTTCCTACCAAGTCCCCAGCGTTTGACCTTTTCAACTTGGTTCTCTCCTACAAGAGGCTGGAGATCTACCTGGAACCCTTGAAGGATGCAGGTGATGGTGTTCGATACTTGCTCAG GTGGCAGATGCCTTTGTGTTCCTTGCTGACCTGCCTGGGCCTCAACGTCTTGTTCCTCACTTTGAATGAGG GTGCATGGTACTCAGTAGGTGCCCTGATGATTTCAGTGCCCGCCCTGCTGGGCTACCTTCAGGAGGTTTGCCGGGCACGGCTGCCTGATTCCGAGCTGATGCGGAGGAAGTATCATAGCGTGAGGCAGGAGGACCTGCAGAGAGTTCGCCTGTCTCGTCCCGAGGCCGTGGCTGAGGTGAAGAGCTT CTTGATCCAGCTGGAGGCCTTCCTGAGCCGCCTGTGCTGCACCTGTGAAGCTGCCTACCGCGTGCTGCACTGGGAGAACCCCGTCGTGTCCTCACA GTTCTATGGGGCTCTTCTGGGCACAGTCTGCATGCTGTATTTGCTGCCACTCTGCTGGGTTCTCACCCTTTTAAACAGCACGCTCTTTCTGGGGAATGTGGAGTTCTTCCGAG TTGTGTCTGAGTACAGGGCATCTCTGCAGCAGAGGATGAACCCAAAGCAGGAAGAGCATGCCTTTGAGAGTCCTCCACCACCAGATGTTGGGGGGAAGGATGGTCTAATGGACAGCACACCTGCCCTCACACCCACGGAG GACGTCACACCGGGCAGCgtggaggaggctgaggaggctgagccagatGAAGAGTTTAAAGATGCGATTGAG GAGGATGATGAGGGCGCCCCGTGCCCAGCAGAGGATGAGCTGGCCCTGCAGGACAACGGGTTCCTGAGCAAGAATGAGGTGCTGCGCAGCAAGGTGTCTCGGCTCACGGAGCGGCTCCGCAAGCGCTACCCCACCAACAACTTCG GGAACTGCACGGGCTGCTCGGCCACCTTCTCAGTGCTGAAGAAGAGG CGGAGCTGCAGTAATTGTGGAAACAGCTTCTGCTCTCGATGCTGCTCCTTCAAGGTGCCCAAGTCCTCCATGGGGGCCACAG CCCCTGAAGCCCAGAGGGagactgtgtttgtgtgtgcctcGTGTAACCAGACCTTGAGCAAGTGA